From one Plectropomus leopardus isolate mb chromosome 8, YSFRI_Pleo_2.0, whole genome shotgun sequence genomic stretch:
- the slc52a3 gene encoding solute carrier family 52, riboflavin transporter, member 3-A: MAVLVHILACAFGLGSWVAVNGLWVELPLIVNTLPEGWELPSYLTVIIQLANLGPLLVTVMHKLCPGRLNERAVIYCILSIGIVSCILLVFFWDKTTIVAGAPHSTAFFIITFFLSLVDCTSSVTFLPFMMQLPAKYITTYFIGEGLSGFVPAVVALAQSVGFSKCVNSTQTAGNQTDANKWTLQTEYLPPNFSTEVFFVFLAAMMCISLAAFIALNRLRRTYELSTENLVPDTVASVSSGLDNPAAETDGEGVKCQAEGAAQSKPLLTGSKHSVYQLTFIYFMVVWVNGATNGLLPSVQTYSCKPYGNLAYHLSASLASVANPVACTIAMFFQNRSLVFLGMMTALGTGFGSYNMAMAAMSPCPLLQGSVVGEIIIVLSWLLFTGTMSYVKVMVGVILRDRSHSALVWCGAAVQIGSLVGSVTMFPLVNVYHLFKSGDYCNTKCPL, encoded by the exons ATGGCTGTGCTCGTCCACATACTGGCCTGTGCCTTCGGCCTGGGCTCGTGGGTGGCAGTGAACGGTCTGTGGGTGGAGCTGCCGCTCATCGTCAACACTCTCCCGGAGGGCTGGGAGCTCCCCTCCTACCTGACAGTTATCATCCAGCTCGCCAACCTGGGACCTCTGCTGGTCACCGTCATGCACAAACTGTGCCCAGGTCGTCTTAACGAACGCGCTGTGATCTACTGCATCCTCTCCATAGGCATCGTCTCCTGCATCCTGCTCGTCTTCTTCTGGGACAAGACGACGATAGTGGCCGGGGCACCACATAGCACAGCCttcttcatcatcaccttcttcctctctctggtGGACTGCACCTCCTCAGTCACCTTCCTGCCTTTCATGATGCAGCTGCCAGCAAAATACATCACCACATACTTTATAGGAGAGGGGCTCAGTGGTTTCGTACCTGCAGTGGTCGCTCTGGCACAAAGTGTGGGCTTCTCCAAGTGTGTCAACTCCACTCAGACTGCAGGAAACCAGACAGACGCGAACAAGTGGACTTTACAAACAGAGTATCTTCCTCCAAATTTTTCCACAGAggtgttttttgtcttcctAGCAGCCATGATGTGCATAAGCTTGGCTGCTTTTATTGCACTGAACAGGCTTCGTCGGACGTACGAACTGTCCACTGAAAACCTCGTGCCAGACACTGTGGCATCTGTCAGCTCTGGCCTGGACAACCCCGCAGCAGAGACTGATGGTGAGGGTGTAAAATGCCAGGCTGAGGGGGCAGCCCAGAGCAAGCCTCTGCTGACTGGCTCAAAACACTCTGTGTACCAGCTGACCTTCATCTACTTTATGGTGGTGTGGGTTAATGGGGCAACCAACGGCCTGCTGCCCTCCGTGCAGACGTACTCCTGTAAGCCCTACGGGAACCTGGCCTATCACCTCTCCGCTTCTCTGGCATCAGTGGCCAACCCTGTGGCTTGCACTATTGCAATGTTCTtccaaaacag GTCACTGGTGTTTCTTGGCATGATGACAGCGTTGGGGACAGGATTTGGCAGCTACAACATGGCCATGGCAGCTATGAGTCCATGTCCTCTGCTTCAAGGGTCTGTGGTGGGAGAGATAATCATT GTGCTCTCTTGGCTCCTTTTCACTGGGACGATGTCGTATGTCAAAGTCATGGTGGGAGTCATCCTGAGAGACCGGAGCCACAGCGCCCTGGTCTGGTGCGGAGCTGCAGTACAGATCGGCTCACTAGTCGGCTCGGTCACCATGTTCCCGCTGGTGAACGTCTACCATCTGTTTAAGTCAGGAGACTACTGCAACACTAAATGTCCTTTATGA